The DNA segment CAATATAGCGGTCGAGATCGTCGGCTGTAGCCTTCAGGATTTCCAGTGACTGCGTGTCCGACCAGGCCCAGGCCAGGTAATCGCGCACCGCCAGCCGGTAGTTCTCCAGGGTGCGCAGGCTCAGGGTGGCGCGCTTGCGGCCTTTTAGAACCAGGTAGGCCTCGAGCAGCTCAAGCAAGGCTGCTGGGTTTCGCTCATGGGCCGCTCGGATGGCCTCGAGGCGGCGCTTGGCCGGGTTGTGCCAGTTGGCTAATGGTACCAGCATGGCCCCAGTATACAAAATGCGTACTTAGGTAAATAAGTACGCATTTTATTTCACCCCAGAAACACCAGTGGTTGGGCCGACAATACGAAAACACTGCGCCGGGCGGAAACCCACCCGGCGTACCTTGGTACCTTGCAATCAAATTTGGTATGGGCCGGTTACCACAGAGGTTTCTCCAGGCTCAGGCGCAGGAGCCCTTGCTGGGCCGTGACGGCCTCGGTCGGGCTTATAATCGCCAGCCCGCTAGGTTTTTCCAGGGCCGCCTCGAGCACCAGCTTTTTGACCACCGGCTTCACCTGGGGTTTCAGCTCCAGGCCCGCTTCGGGGCTGTCCCACTCACTAAAGGCGATGTCGTCGGCCTGGTTAAGGTCTACCGCATAGACTCGGCTCACTTTGCCGTCGTGCTCGTGCACCAGCAGCAGTCGGGGCTTGGGCCAGGCCAGGCCCACCACACGGTTGCCAGGCGCATCGAGCAGGTAGGCATACTCGGCAAACAGGCCATCGGGATTGAGGCCCAGAAGCACCAGGCGAAGCACCATCGAGCCATCAACCCGAGCGCAGTCGGGCAGGCATAGAGGCCGCCCGTTGATAAGCGCCAGGTAGTTGCGGCTTTCGTCAAGCGCCACCCCTCCCAGCAGACCTTGTTGTACCCCGGCGGCAAAAACGGGTGGTAGGGCTTCACGCAAGTTGGGCTGACCAATAGGGCCAAAGACCCGCATTTTTTGGGTTTTAGGGTCTAGGTGCATTAGCTTCTGCCCACCCTCGAGCCAGGCCCAGCCCTCGCTGGAGACCAGCACTGCTTCGTTCAGAGGATAAAACGCCTCCAGCACAGGTTTTTCTTCGAGGCGCAGCAGGCCGATGGCCCGCTGGTCGTTGTGCTTGAAGGTTGCCCAGACCCGGCCATTGCGCTGGGCTTGCCCCAGGTGCACCAGGCTGGCCTCGAGCTGCGCTTCCGACCAGGCCTCGGGCAATGCCACAGTACTCAGGCTGACCAGGGTGGTGCCTTCCTGCA comes from the Meiothermus cerbereus DSM 11376 genome and includes:
- a CDS encoding S-layer homology domain-containing protein; its protein translation is MRILAFVTLFVTVWSLALPLDVPSDHWAAPAVDEVVKRGWLQGYPGGAFRGEVALDRYQLATTLARVLADSPLPVREAEVRFKDVKPNHWALPGIRRMVGEGLVQGFPDQTYRGASVLTRYQLAVVLDKLTQNLGVVAPAKALRPDDLPAGHWAEAAVLRVAALEVLPLGSDGLFRGSDPVNRYQMARALWRIGQLTAAPQAALNPAQAALPAQPASSPTPQPQASVEPLTRVQAIQSPVVQEGTTLVSLSTVALPEAWSEAQLEASLVHLGQAQRNGRVWATFKHNDQRAIGLLRLEEKPVLEAFYPLNEAVLVSSEGWAWLEGGQKLMHLDPKTQKMRVFGPIGQPNLREALPPVFAAGVQQGLLGGVALDESRNYLALINGRPLCLPDCARVDGSMVLRLVLLGLNPDGLFAEYAYLLDAPGNRVVGLAWPKPRLLLVHEHDGKVSRVYAVDLNQADDIAFSEWDSPEAGLELKPQVKPVVKKLVLEAALEKPSGLAIISPTEAVTAQQGLLRLSLEKPLW